From a single Accipiter gentilis chromosome 32, bAccGen1.1, whole genome shotgun sequence genomic region:
- the TMEM50B gene encoding transmembrane protein 50B translates to MAGFLDNFRWPECECIDWSERRNAIASIVAGVLFFTGWWIMIDAAVVYPKPEQMNHAFHTCGVFSTLAFFMINAVSNAQVRGDSYSDGCLGRTGARVWLFIGFMLMFGSLIASMWILFGAYVTQNTNVYPGLAVFFQNALIFFSTLIYKFGRTEELWG, encoded by the exons ATGGCAGGATTCCTGGACAACTTCCGGTGGCCAGAATGTGAGTGTATTGACTGGAGTGAAAGAAGAAATGCCATCGCTTCAATAGTTGCGGGTGTATTG TTTTTCACAGGTTGGTGGATAATGATAGATGCTGCAGTAGTTTACCCTAAGCCAGAACAAATGAACCATGCGTTCCATACCTGTGGGGTGTTTTCAACACTAGCTTTTTTCAT gATAAATGCTGTATCAAATGCACAGGTGAGAGGGGACAGCTACAGTGATGGATGTTTAGGAAGAACAg GTGCTCGTGTCTGGCTCTTCATTGGCTTTATGTTGATGTTTGGTTCACTTATTGCTTCAATGTGGATTCTCTTTGGAGCATATGTTACACAGA ACACTAATGTTTACCCTGGATTAGCAGTGTTTTTCCAAAATGCATTGATATTTTTCAG tactCTGATCTACAAGTTTGGAAGAACAGAAGAGTTATGGGGATGA
- the DNAJC28 gene encoding dnaJ homolog subfamily C member 28 — MLTNNIGHHFMVRQAMIPRNLKPFPYICGNRMLSGYKPKRNIKDSYKILELEEGCSLDDIRNSYRSLAKKYHPDSGSATADSEAFMKVEEAYRVVLSDVATKKKSSENNEEEEDQFKSKAPQHRHYLSFEGVGFGTPSQREKQYMQFRVDRATEQVLEYRKQRLESQYAATDLMKAKDVRQSKKVKITQAVERLVEDLIQESMAKGDFDNLSGKGKPLQKFSDCPHIDPMTHNLNRILIDNGYQPEWILMQKEIRETIERLRKNIVASRSKLGGPMTPYRQKQWNHICEQFIEDIRKLNKRIDNFNLVVPILSRQMVHFSADKEIVRAQKTYEALMEDRDASNSDTKENEEENVKSFGWKSSLFKWLNLTLK; from the coding sequence ATGCTGACTAACAACATAGGGCATCATTTCATGGTACGTCAAGCAATGATTCCAAGAAACCTGAAACCATTTCCCTACATTTGTGGCAACAGAATGTTGTCGGGTTACAAACCTAAAAGGAACATCAAGGACTCTTACAAAATTCTTGAGCTTGAGGAAGGATGTTCCCTTGATGATATCAGAAACTCATATCGAAGTCTTGCCAAAAAATACCATCCAGACAGCGGTTCTGCCACAGCTGATTCCGAAGCATTTATGAAAGTAGAAGAAGCATACAGAGTTGTGCTCAGTGATGTGGCGACCAAAAAGAAATCAAGCGAGAAtaatgaagaggaggaagatcaGTTCAAATCAAAAGCACCACAGCATAGACACTACTTGAGTTTTGAAGGCGTTGGTTTTGGAACACCaagccaaagagaaaagcaatacaTGCAATTTCGAGTAGACCGTGCTACCGAGCAAGTGTTGGAATACCGGAAGCAAAGACTTGAAAGCCAGTATGCTGCGACTGACCTAATGAAAGCCAAAGATGTGAGGCAGAGCAAAAAGGTGAAAATAACTCAGGCAGTTGAGCGGTTGGTTGAGGACCTCATCCAGGAATCGATGGCAAAAGGAGACTTTGACAACCTCAGTGGCAAAGGAAAACCTTTGCAGAAATTTTCAGACTGTCCACATATCGACCCTATGACTCACAACTTGAACAGGATTCTGATAGACAATGGATACCAGCCAGAGTGGATCCTGATGCAGAAAGAAATACGGGAAACTATTGAGCGGTTAAGGAAGAATATAGTGGCATCTAGAAGTAAGCTTGGAGGCCCAATGACACCGTATAGGCAAAAGCAATGGAATCATATCTGTGAGCAATTTATAGAAGATATCaggaaattaaacaaaagaattgACAACTTCAATTTAGTTGTTCCTATTCTGAGCAGACAAATGGTGCACTTCAGTGCAGACAAAGAAATTGTTCGAGCACAAAAGACTTATGAAGCTTTGATGGAAGACAGAGATGCTTCTAATTCAgacacaaaggaaaatgaagaagaaaatgttaaaagcttTGGGTGGAAGTCTTCTCTATTTAAGTGGTTAAACCTTACACTGAAATAA